Below is a window of Corvus cornix cornix isolate S_Up_H32 chromosome 2, ASM73873v5, whole genome shotgun sequence DNA.
TACAATCAGATTTAAATTGTTCTTGCCATCtcactttaatatttttcatttagtaatttaaatgtcatttctcAGAAACAAATATCCAGGACAAAAGGAAACTATTGCATAGCTGGATGGTGTTTAAAGCCATGGAGATAAACAAAGTCTATTGTAATTATGCCAGGGGCATAATTTTGACTGTTCTGCTCTTCCTTCTATAATTAGCCTTGAAAGCAAATACTGTTACATTCAGCCATGAAATGAAGTGGAAGAGCTGAGTTTATTAGAGATTAATAAAGTCTCCATGAACATTCCTAAAAAGCTACTGAACCCTTAAGTATAGATTATAGGTCAGAACACATTGCCAGTACTTTCTCAGATGGCAAGAAATTGAGTACACTATATCTATTAACTAAAATGAGAGTGAATGGAGGACTGTCGAATGTTAATGGAAGATTTTAACAAATtacaccacagaaaaaaatgtgtagtatttttattacaacatttaaatgtatttttaacagtCTTATAACTGTGATGCTTTATGAAAAAATCCACAACTCTCATTACTGAAATACATTGCAGCAATATGTGCATGTTTAAGTAGTATTACTCATttataaagacatttaaatgtaattttctgaaaaattctaaACTTTATTGCCAAACTATATTACCAAACTGTATAAACCCACTACATTTGAAATGGTCTTTTTTCCATCCAAGGGACTTCTAGAGAGAAGTGTCAGTTAGCAAtgatttcacttttcctttcctaaacGGTACACAGAATAGAGAAAGTGATAAAACAATTGTGTAATCTTTTCAGAATATACGTTACTGCAAGCCCTCAATAGTGCATTGTAAAGAACAATATCAAAGGAAAATGGATACCTAGGTGGGGAGAAGAGAATATACAACATGTTTCCTTCTTCATGAATTCTAGAAGACACTCATTGGTACACCTAAAAACTTTATGTTCATTCATTTAATTCATTATTCTGTTTCCCATAATAAATTTCTCCCTGTTGACACAGCTTATTTCCAGGCAACTGCTtggaagtttttaaaaactcacaAGGAAATTGAcaaaaattattgttttcaaaaaagcaGTCTTCAACCAAACCATTCTTACCTTCTATTAGACACAGtaagggaggtggtggagttaccatccctggaggtgtttaagacTGGACAAGTgcatggtctggttgacaaggtggtgttgggtcataggttggacttgatgatctcaaaggtcttttccaacctggttgattctgtgattctgtgatatataTGTTATAAATCTGTGTAAGAGACGGTCCGaaaatccctcatctgcctcacgatcatcgccgaagacagagactgaacacagcagtcctggcctggctgaggtgggattgtCTGCCAAGTGTGGCCTAcgggtgtgcccactgggaactggtatgcattcctgaggaaaattagtgcaggtcacaatggactgcgccgttcttgctgcccaggcgggaaggactgcGCCGAAGCGGAAAGGAACGACTGTCCTGTACACCTCTCCGTACACCTGTCTTGTacgtctgtcctgtacctgttcCCAAAGCAACGGACCCCATAACaatggctgtagatttcccaacctcttggccagttgcccctcgcttctgaaaaggactataaagggacctTCTGAAATAACCGAGTCGgagatctccccacggaaagaagacgaatctattggcggaagaccacgaggacttcgtctcatccgttggtagctattgcccctctttttccccctctctactttgtctctctctctctctcttactctcttctattgcattactgtgttgtgggcacttaataaaggtgcactgttttgattaaaactgaaatctcttgtgtccttttacactctgagatcgataaacgaaccatcacgacccccgCTTGCATTAGCGGATCGTGACATTAAACTGGCGTCACGGACAGGATCTGACAGACAGAAGGGGTTGCAAGGTTGTGTGTAGTCTGTAATAGGGGAAGGACGTTTCACTCCAGCCGCACCTAGCCCGACACCCCGAAAAGGGTGAGCGGTGTCTAGAAAGCAAGGGGGGTGACTCGAATTTCCCGCAAACTGCACACGCCTAGGTGAAAAGCACCCCATACTCAGTTGAGGGCTCTGTCTTCAGATTTTTCGCAAAAGATCTCTTAGTGTAAAAGGGGAACTGTGTTTTTTGGTGTGCGTGTGAATTTGGACTGCTTGGTGTAGTGAAGAGACAACCATAAGTAACTTAAGGAGTACCTCCCAAGCAGATTTGGTCTCTTCACCCACCCAGGGAAGCGAAGGGAGACACAGGCGAAGCTGTTGTGTGCAGTGTGATGTGTAATTAACTTTTACCTCCCTGTGGTGGTTTTGATCCCTTtataaaatgactgaaaacCCTAGTGCAAAAGTTAAAGCCGCGTTTTATGCTCTGCTAGCAAAACACAATGCCCGGCCCTCTCCGGGAGGGGAAGAATGGGCTCAAAATAACTGGTTTAATTTGGATAATGTAACTGATAGAGTATGTTCTTTACAACATGAGACTAGATTTAAATTTGGCCGAAATAAAACCATAATCTGCTCTGTTTTAGGGGCATGCCTTGCGGCGGGGCTATAAATCACGCTTAAAGCGATGTACTGAGGAGAAAGCAATCATAGATTCACTTCAAAACCTAGTGGAGATTTTACAGAAACAATTAGatgaagagaagaataaaaatcattTGCTAGAGACTGCTTtaaaagaggaatattttaagaattcaAAGAATACTGACTCACcaaaagagacagaggaaaaggaaactcCTCACATTAACCAAATATACCCCCAGAAAGAACTAATACTAGTAAAAAATTGTGGGGAAAACTGCTGCCCTCGTATAAGACCTCTGATTAAAACAGAATATAATTATATCAATGATGAAGATTTGAACCGCATATCACCACTAAACAAATACCATACACTGCTGTTGAATTGGCCAGGTTAAAAAAGGAGTATGGGCGGCTCCCCATGAATCTGAGACGGAATATGTTTTCCGAGTGTCCCTCACTGGAGGAGACCAAATTCAATTAACTGAACAGGAGGCCAGTGGATACTGGGGACATGGAGTTTCTTGACAACAGGAGACAAACGTGGCACATGGTCGCTGACTCAGCGCGCAGCTTTCTGGGCCGGGGGACTCAATCCTTTAGAAAGGGGAGACCCTTTCGCTACAGTTGGTACCCCTGATCAACTTCTAGAAAGCGTCCACAAAGCCGCCTGTCTGCAAATGAtccatgaaaggaaattaactccTGGATATGAATCCCCCACGCAATTACCTGTTAAACCTGAACTGATGACCCCTTTAATTCGAGGCCTTCCAGAATCACTCAAATCTACAGCAACTGTCCTTCAAAAAACCATAGCAGCTGTAGGTCCCGTAGAAAGGCTGGACAGATTCCTTGGAAACCCGAGCGACCAAACTGCATCTACCGATCCTGGCTTTACTCCATATTCAACCCCCTCTCAGCCGCCAGGTTCACAATCAAATTCACCTGCCAGTGATTGCAAAGTTTGGACATGGAGTGAGGTTGAAGAAGATCTGATTAATTACAGTAGGAAATACGGACCTATAaaaatcccagaggaaaaatcagacaaaacaaaaggtGTCAGGTACATTAGGGCTCCTCATAGTGAAAAACCAGAGAATGTAAAACAGATCTCTAATCGTCAGCATTGGTGGTTATTAGGTATCAAAAAGGGGTCCCCAAAGATGTGATGGATGGCTTACCCCTAGATAAATTGAGTAAGGTAGTGTCTAACTGGCACTGCCGAAAACCCATTCTACCGAATCCGTCAATTCAACCCAGTGcacccctcctcccccagaATCTGGACAGTGAGTCAGAGCAACTTCTCCCTCAGAGTCTGTGCAGTGAGCCAAAACGACCTCTCCCTCAAAACCAGGGAAACTAGACCCTCCGTCTCTTGTCAGTGGGCGAAGAGACGGAGCATGGATATACCTGAGAATgctcactaaaaataaaacaggagatATAACGAT
It encodes the following:
- the LOC104695106 gene encoding LOW QUALITY PROTEIN: uncharacterized protein LOC104695106 (The sequence of the model RefSeq protein was modified relative to this genomic sequence to represent the inferred CDS: inserted 6 bases in 5 codons) yields the protein MTENPSAKVKAAFYALLAKHNARPSPGGEEWAQNNWFNLDNVTDRVCSLQHETRFKFGRNKTIICSVLGACLAAGLXKSRLKRCTEEKAIIDSLQNLVEILQKQLDEEKNKNHLLETALKEEYFKNSKNTDSPKETEEKETPHINQIYPQKELILVKNCGENCCPRIRPLIKTEYNYINDEDLXPHITTKQIPYTAVELARLKKEYGRXPHESETEYVFRVSLTGGDQIQLTEQEASGYWGHGXFLTTGDKRGTWSLTQRAAFWAGGLNPLERGDPFATVGTPDQLLESVHKAACLQMIHERKLTPGYESPTQLPVKPELMTPLIRGLPESLKSTATVLQKTIAAVGPVERLDRFLGNPSDQTASTDPGFTPYSTPSQPPGSQSNSPASDCKVWTWSEVEEDLINYSRKYGPIKIPEEKSDKTKGVRYIRAPHSEKPENVKQISNRQHWWLLGXQKGVPKDVMDGLPLDKLSKVVSNWHCRKPILPNPSIQPSAPLLPQNLDSESEQLLPQSLCSEPKRPLPQNQGN